The segment TTGTCAGGTGATCGAGGAGATTGAGGAGATGATGGAGAACTCTCCGGACCCTGAGGAaacagaggaggaagaggaggaggaggagagcgcAGAGTCCTCCCTCATTCCAGACCCCTCCCTGCTGGAGGAGATCCGCGTCCTGTCCCAGGCCTCCAACAACAACTGCTCCTTGGAAGGTaccatccaggaagggggaggGCGGGGGGCGGGGGCTGGGGTCGGAGTTACAGCGTGcacaaaaaacattaaattaaaaacaaaatgaagaaCAACTGATTCATTACTGTGCCTGCAAGCGGGACAAACAGAATAAATCATGCTTCTAAATGGCTAGGGGAAAAATATCACAAGTAGCCAAATAGAACTAaacataaattcaattaaaaaggtAGTCCAAATGTGACTGGTAAAATCCTCTTGTCTTCCTGCATGGCTCcccaagtcagtttttcagtgtAATTCAggagtgtccaatcacggtcctggaggaccaaaattccactccaggtttaaaatCAGATAATGAActtcttcagggtctggatggaggtttaactggttgaattaagcaatttagattagggttggaacaaagaccagaagTGGAAGAGACAATGTTGGCCACCCCCTGCTCTAGTGCTTTGAGTTGAGGGCCGAAGATAGGGTTCCCATGTGCCTCCATGTACACTGACATGACtgaatccctctgtctctcccctcgcAGGCTTGCAGATGATGCCCATGTCGGTgctggcggagctgctggagCGGGTGGAGGGGGCGATCCGCGAGTTCTCGGAGGAGCTGGTGACGCAGCTGGCGCGGCGGGACGAGCTGGAGTTTGAGAAGGAGATGAAGAACACCTTCATCACGGCCCTGATGGAGGTGCAGAACCGGCAGAAAGAGCAACGCGAGCTCTCCAAGCGACGCAGGAGGGAGAAGGGCATGAGCCTGCAGGGCACTGCCAGGACCGACAAGGTCGGCTCCATGCCAGTCAAGGTCAGTGACACTCCCACtatatgtgtattttttgttattttattgtttttcttaccTTATGTGTGTAAGGGTGGATGCATGGTAGCGATGCAGTGACGCAGCATGTTGCTTGATAGATGCCAATGATCGGCACTGTCCTGTATAGGTTTAATTGGTTAGGTGTACTGCTGTAGGCTTTAGATGGACCAAAAAATACGTTAATATATGCATCCCAGTATGATCACTCTGCTTAACTGTCCCAAgtgaaagaaaaaacattaaacGAATTGCATGGACTGAACTGCAGGTGTTCGGTTCTCGTTTGGAGGCTGGAACCTGCTTAACTAAACTGCTGCCTTGCCGGTGCTAACTAAAGGTATCCGTGTCCTTGCTCTTATAAGTATAAATCAGAGCAATGCAATGGAGCTGATCCGAGTCACACTGTTTCTCCCCCCAGCGTTTCAGTATGGAGGGGATCTCCACCATCCTCCAGACAGGGATCAGACAGACTTTCGGGAACTCAGGGACTGACAAGCAGGTATTTCACCATATTTCACATGTTTCTTTAGCTTGTTGTTGGCTGAtggcttgttattattatttattattattttgtattattttttcagtACTTAAATACAGTGATTCCCTTTGAGAAGAAAGGCACGCCTCCCTCTGTGGAAGATCTCCAGATGCTAACGAAAAGTAAGCCCTGCCTTGCAAAGATCCTCCCTCTTTCTCTGAGTTCTAAATACTCAGCCGCACTCTCTCCCAGCCTCTCACCTCCAGCCAACCCTTCTAGGCTAGGGTTACCATACGACTCCATGTACACTTTGTTCAGGCGTTTCAActcattgcaatgcattctggtacctttGACAGCAGACTacatttaccagaatgcattgtgatgtGAGCTGAAAAGTCTGAAATctcccaaactgtcccagtgtacaTGGAGAACCCTATCCTCGGCCCTCAACTCAAAGCACCAAAATTGGCCCTTCCActgctggtctttgttccaaccctgtcctaaattgtttaattgaaccaattaaacctccacccagaccctaAAGTAGGTAATTCtatcatgttacctgttaaacctggagtggaacggccctccaggaccgggattggacagcCCTGCAGTTGAGCCACACAACCTCCCAGTCCTTCCTCTAACCCCTAGATcgcactgcctcccagtccctctgcacTAACCCAAtaccaccagttttttttttttttttcagcacaataGGTGGGTTAGGTTTACGTGTCCAGTGATCAGGCTGCACTGACTGTGTGGTTTGGTTACTCTTTTTTTGCAGTTCTTTATGCAATGAAAGAAGACAGCGAGAAGGTCCCGACTTTGTTaactgattacattttaaaaggtacaGTAGTTTATTAGACACGCTCAGtatgctgttaaataaataatccagATAACAGAATTAATGCAGTAGCACTGTGCCTGGGTATTATGTGGTTCACAATGGAACATTCTCAATACTGGGTTTATATGACAGAATTCCTATTGTATTCTGGATAGAGAATTTCATATATGCGATTAGGAATACAAGTATTTAGAATAATACCCTAGTGGTGGTTTTCCAGATAGAAACAGGATCCAAATTGGATGTAAATGTAGCgtaattgatcaattatttaaaaaatccaaTGCTGTCTTCACAGTGTCTGGGAGTTCACTGAAAAAAGCAGGTACTTTCATATTCCTTTTGTAAAATTCAGTAGGAGTTACCTAAACTCAGGAGCAAGGCTAAACATTGTGTTGAAGCTGCCGCTGTTGCTAGTGACAGCACGACTCCATcataccatggtaaataccaTTTGCTTTGCTTTACcgtacttctctgtgcttttgcAGTTGATTCTCAGCTCTTCAGCTAACAGTAATGCAGTCTAACATGTAGAGTTAAAGGAGAAGCCTTTTGGGCCATAATGtttcaactttcttttttttctgtcagtttcCACAGTGCCTCTTCTCTCTTTGCATTAGGGAATAACATGTTTTTCCTTTCCTCTGTGATTTGCAGTGCTGTGTCCTACTTAACGCTACGACGGCCCCTCTCTTGAGAAGTCGCAGGCTGCCTGGGGTGCGATTCTTCCACTCTCCAGCCAAAACTGCATGAGCTCCCATACATTATTAACGACGTATCATTGTATGTAACTCATCAAGATCCTGAATAAAACACAGTCTTTGCTGATATCACCTTGGTCTATCCTTTAATgcataaatacattgaaaaaaaaaggacaaaaagaattGATCtcatttttagtttaaaaaaatcaaataaagataCAAATTCATGTTAGGACTCGAAGTTGAATTCAAGaagaacatgtaaaaaaaaaacctgtttaccAAATACAAGCAGTTCCAGGATTGAGGCCAGTGCAACGCCAACCCTCAATGAAACAAACGCAGCCCTCATCCATTTGGACTCTTCAGCTAGAGTTGTCTTTGGCTTCCTGTCCATAGTTTTCTAGTGTTGGAATGGCCGCTGTCAGTCTTATTGAATATTTGGGACCAATGACATAAGATCTTTGATCTATGCTTGTATTGGCCAGTGATTAGTGCTAATAAGAAAACTAGGGGTGTGCTGACGCTCATACTCATAATTGTATTTATCTTCAGGTATTAAacaaatccattcattaacgtgCTGAttgcaaaacaagaaaagctgtccttccctcacctttacaaccgagTACCACTCAGTGTCACTGAGGACTTGGTTCATTTTCATTGTCAATTTATGGGCTGCGGTACAGCagtcaaaatgtaatttaaacacTAAGAGCGGAAGTTATCAATCTGGATCTGATGAGTAAAAGCTCACACCCAGTGAAAACGTCACAGTGCATCGCAGTGAATCACGTTCTGAGCAGAAAATATCACCAATTCAACATTTCATTTCCTAACTAACAGCAGgaataaaacatacttttatgATTTAAAACAATGTACAAGAATTTACTGCCTGCAGCTTCGTCACGCAACAGAGCTATAACCTGCTATTCAATGGCAATGAATGCATTTTTTGACAAGCACGTGAAATATGATGCTACTGGGTGATAATTGTGACGGGGCTGCATTTGTTGATGCTGGAGGTCACACCACAGCAGTGAACCTTGAGCTGGCGTGGCTCGCAGTCTCATGTCTGTCGAGGGAGCGGCTCAGGAGGTGGGACTCGGTCTCTTCATAGTCATGCCTGGGGGTCTTAAAGGAAGGGGCCACGGCATCCTCCCTGAACCACAGAAAACAAGACATTAGCatcaaatacagtttgatattcttGAAACCGTTTTAGAATGTTGTTTAGTTGTATAAAGACACCAATGCTAGTCAAAACAGACCTTAAAACAGCTTTGTGGCTAAGGCCAGCCGATTTTTAAGATGAAGAAAAACAAAGCCTAGGTACCGTATGTCGTTTCCAACTGTGGGCGCTTTGGGGTGATTCTTCCTGTACCAGAAGACGTACCCAGCCACCCCAGCCaggaggaggagaaacagaagGGCCCCCATCACAGCCCCCGCCACCACCCCCGCATTGCTAGTGGCTGAAACACACAAGAGACATTTCACCTGATTGGACAAACCCACAGAACACAAGAGCAAAACTGGCTTTCATCATTCAACtgtacctgtaaaaaaaaaaaaaaaatctcaaaaagaTAATGCAGCGCCGGCACTATCATTTTCATattcattgtttttaatatattgtatttaatgtattatatacatatataacttGCATTATAGGTGTAACACAAGTAAACCCAAATCGCAGTTTAAATGGTTCAATTTAGAACAGTGTTGGaacaactttggccacccctgtctTGGTGGCTTCTCTAGCAGCCCGAGTGTATATTGGATGGTGATCTGGCTGGCTGTGTAACTTACACACTCTGATGTTGACTGTGCAGCTGGCAGCACCTATCTCGTTGGAGGCCCGGCACTGGAATGGTCCGTTGAAGGCGTAGGATAGGTTCCGTAGCAGCAGCGAGCCGGACAGCTGGTCTGGGAACGAAAGCACAAAGTACGTTAGGGAAATTATTAGAACGATATTTAGatctttagagagagagagagagagagagagagagagagaacacacataaaacaaacacatgggAAGCAGTAGGGAGAGAATGCTACTGCTGACAGAGGCAGGTACAGCCATGCACCGAGTAAACATTGCACGTTGAAAATAAAGGATAACATTGAGAGAAACCACAGCTAACGCTATTCAGTGCCCTGCTCGAGGGAGGGGGAAGCATTGGctcagtgtttgtgtttcacactCTTTCATTCTCATGAAACTGTTCTTGAGTAGCGACACAGCTCAATGAACAATAGCACAACTTCTACTCAGAAACCTATTTTTTTAAGGTCATTATGCCAGGCGAAACGTTCCGAGGGTTAAGAAAATCACTGCTCTCAACAGACATGTTCTCTCGCCTGGTAGGAGTCCAGATTTCTTCATTCCCCAGTGCCAGTGTAACAGAAGGCTAGCTTGATGCCAGCTTGAATATGCTGGGATATATAGATTCCCAGCCTCAGGGGTGATTTCTCTATTCTTTGTGTCATTTTGCGATACTTCCCCCATGTTTATTTCCCGTGCTATGAGACTTCCATGTGGTGCACCACGCTTGCTTGTGCTTCACCATGCACACACTATGCCCTTTCTATGCACACTGCAGTACACTCTGCAGCACCCTTCAGGGGAGTGGCAGTGAGCGGACTGACCTTGCACCATGTTGGCCTCTGGCACTGGGATCTGTGCTGCAGTCTTCTCTCTGGTCCAGGTGTAGATGGGCTGAGGGACTCCCTGTGAGGAATGGCAGCTGAGAGTCACGTCATTACCGACTAGGGTATTCCCTGTCACTCTGCACTCTGGGGGAGAGGGAGGCACTGGAACAGAAATGCATCCAATCAGATTTTAACAGACTTTTAGGATGCAGTGATGAATGAATTAACACATGGTATAGTTACACAGTTTTAATGGCTAGAACATTGGGCACTGTGTAAATGGTGTGCCAGCTAGGGATAGGCCTTGATGTGTTAAACAGCCTCTTATCGTACTTTAAATTTGTATGATAAACCTCGTGGATCAGGTCAACCAATCAGATTGTGAGTTCAGAAGTCGTTAACCCAGGACAGACACCCTCCGACCTTTAGAACCACCGCAAACCGCGGAGTAGTTTCGATCTGGTACATAAATAAAACCATGGAAATACATAGAAACATAAGTACTTCATAAACAATAACATGCAAGTGCAGCTGCTGATTATCAGAGGACTCGAATGCCTGGTTAATAAATAAGACCCGGTAGAGCAGCGGGCGGCACGTACTGAGCACGGTCAGGTTGATGACCCCCTGCCCTgttccactccagtctcctgGGTTGATGACCTCACAGATATACACTCCCGAGTCCGAGGGCTGCAGATCAATGATCCTGACCGAGGCGATTCCTCCAGTGGGCGGGTCCTGGAGCAGCTGCATCCTACCCCTCAGAGAGTTGATCTGGTACAGCTGCCCGTCGAAGTACAGcatctgagggggggggggggggggggggggcacagcgAGCGAGTGGGGGCATTACAATTCATTCAGGAGTAAAGACTGGAGAGCTTGGGCCGGAGCTACTGTGGTGCTGATTACAATCTGGTTGGGGTAACTTTAGGTTCTCTAAC is part of the Acipenser ruthenus chromosome 39, fAciRut3.2 maternal haplotype, whole genome shotgun sequence genome and harbors:
- the LOC117397065 gene encoding fasciculation and elongation protein zeta-1-like isoform X3 codes for the protein MEAPLVCLDEDFDDLRPCRDVDGNQSPFMSHGGVPPIKREDFSELETFSEMISFKSMEDLVNEFDEKLNVCFRNYNTKTEVLAPVRNQTHIVEEEELLQDEDVWDALTDNYMPSNGSSWDDPNTETLNGNLSDQEIHEKEEEELNEKNEHTCCLSDGPLLTADQVIEEIEEMMENSPDPEETEEEEEEEESAESSLIPDPSLLEEIRVLSQASNNNCSLEGLQMMPMSVLAELLERVEGAIREFSEELVTQLARRDELEFEKEMKNTFITALMEVQNRQKEQRELSKRRRREKGMSLQGTARTDKVGSMPVKRFSMEGISTILQTGIRQTFGNSGTDKQYLNTVIPFEKKGTPPSVEDLQMLTKMLCPT
- the LOC117397065 gene encoding fasciculation and elongation protein zeta-1-like isoform X1, giving the protein MEAPLVCLDEDFDDLRPCRDVDGNQSPFMSHGGVPPIKREDFSELETFSEMISFKSMEDLVNEFDEKLNVCFRNYNTKTEVLAPVRNQTHIVEEEELLQDEDVWDALTDNYMPSNGSSWDDPNTETLNGNLSDQEIHEKEEEELNEKNEHTCCLSDGPLLTADQVIEEIEEMMENSPDPEETEEEEEEEESAESSLIPDPSLLEEIRVLSQASNNNCSLEGLQMMPMSVLAELLERVEGAIREFSEELVTQLARRDELEFEKEMKNTFITALMEVQNRQKEQRELSKRRRREKGMSLQGTARTDKVGSMPVKRFSMEGISTILQTGIRQTFGNSGTDKQYLNTVIPFEKKGTPPSVEDLQMLTKILYAMKEDSEKVPTLLTDYILKVSGSSLKKAVLCPT
- the LOC117397065 gene encoding fasciculation and elongation protein zeta-1-like isoform X2, which translates into the protein MEAPLVCLDEDFDDLRPCRDVDGNQSPFMSHGGVPPIKREDFSELETFSEMISFKSMEDLVNEFDEKLNVCFRNYNTKTEVLAPVRNQTHIVEEEELLQDEDVWDALTDNYMPSNGSSWDDPNTETLNGNLSDQEIHEKEEEELNEKNEHTCCLSDGPLLTADQVIEEIEEMMENSPDPEETEEEEEEEESAESSLIPDPSLLEEIRVLSQASNNNCSLEGLQMMPMSVLAELLERVEGAIREFSEELVTQLARRDELEFEKEMKNTFITALMEVQNRQKEQRELSKRRRREKGMSLQGTARTDKVGSMPVKRFSMEGISTILQTGIRQTFGNSGTDKQYLNTVIPFEKKGTPPSVEDLQMLTKILYAMKEDSEKVPTLLTDYILKVLCPT
- the LOC117397303 gene encoding V-set and immunoglobulin domain-containing protein 2-like; protein product: MAPTLNGLLAVWIFTLNIDAAFSMDITVPTDPVYGNMGSSVDLPCKYSTSTIEKGFNVEWRFAAPGTLPINAKRMLYFDGQLYQINSLRGRMQLLQDPPTGGIASVRIIDLQPSDSGVYICEVINPGDWSGTGQGVINLTVLMPPSPPECRVTGNTLVGNDVTLSCHSSQGVPQPIYTWTREKTAAQIPVPEANMVQDQLSGSLLLRNLSYAFNGPFQCRASNEIGAASCTVNIRVSTSNAGVVAGAVMGALLFLLLLAGVAGYVFWYRKNHPKAPTVGNDIREDAVAPSFKTPRHDYEETESHLLSRSLDRHETASHASSRFTAVV